CTTACCATTGCGATCGCCTATTATTTATCCCTGACAGATCCATCTCTTGGAATAATTGAATGCGCTCATCATTCAATTATCAATAATTTATAAATACTTATCTGTTTCCTTATAAATTTGCCAATCTTTCTGGGCAAACTAAGTCTAAGCGGATGTCCCAGCAAATAAGACTTCTGGTGAGAAACCTTAATTCCTGTAAAGACCGAGCGAAGGTTTTTTCCGTTCAGGCTTTTTTCTAGAACTCTCCAAGTGCAGGAATCAATCATTAATGGTGTGGGTGGGAGAAAATCCATGTTTGAAAAACTATTGCTTGCAATCACAATCACATTTTCCATTAATTTCTTTCTTCAAGTTCGGATACCAAATCCAGCTAATACTGGTGCTATTTATCAGGAATATCCAGAAAAAAACACAATTCTGGTAACTAGACCGGAAAAATAACATTCTTTTTACAGGATGCCAGCAGAAATTCATAAATTCTGACTCATAATTAATAATTATGAATTTTTGCGAGCTTCATAAATTTCTGGCAACAATCACCAAAAACAAGATTCTACTCTACCCTTAGTGAAGTTACCACGATCTCTAAAACAGTCTAACGACTTCTCTAACTTCAATTCAGTATTCAAAGTAGAAGCTCAGAAATTTAACTATTTGTCTGTCAGCAGATCTAGATTTTTCCCCCGCAGTAGGACGCAAAATCAACGGTTTAGATGGATGTAGAGATATTGGGGTGTAAGTGAGGAAAAAGCTATAATCTGCCTTTGACTAGGTAACTACACTTAAATTATTGGAATTTCATAAACAGTAAATTTTGTCAAGCGTAAATAGTCAGTTGCTATCAGCAGCACAATTATACGTAAAACTTCTATGAGTAGAAATGTGCCACTATCCTACTAAAAATTGCCCCGTTTCCATGAAAAACCAGATTTGCTGACTATTGACGTAACTAGGAATCTCACCCCTATTATCTGCTTTGATGTTCCAGTCATTAATCCGGCACTTAATTCAGGAACATCCAGTCAGTTCATAGGTCTAATAGTAAGGGATGATTTAAAGCCAATACGATCTATGAGTCAATCGATTGCTGTATCCTGGTCAACGGTTGATGCGAAATGTACAGAAGCATCGGTGCAAGTTGACAAACTCTCAAATCACGATCTAATTTTGCGCTGTCAAGTAGGATTGCGTCCAGATCGTGCTGCGTTTGCAGAACTCCTGCGCCGCTATCAAACCCAAGTTGATCGAGTTTTATACCACCTCGCTCCAGATTGGCCTGATAGAGCCGATTTAGCTCAAGAAGTGTGGATTCGAGTGTATCGGAATATCAACCGATTGCAAGAACCTGCTAAGTTTCGCGGCTGGTTAAGCCGGATTGCCACTAACTTGTTTTACGATGAATTGCGTAAACGCAAGCGGGTTGTCAGTCCCTTGTCTCTAGAT
This window of the Nostoc sp. HK-01 genome carries:
- a CDS encoding RNA polymerase sigma factor RpoE — protein: MSQSIAVSWSTVDAKCTEASVQVDKLSNHDLILRCQVGLRPDRAAFAELLRRYQTQVDRVLYHLAPDWPDRADLAQEVWIRVYRNINRLQEPAKFRGWLSRIATNLFYDELRKRKRVVSPLSLDAPRTLDDGEMDWEIAGDTPGPEEELTTREFYEQLREAIADLPEVFRTTIVLREIEGMAYEEIAEITGVSLGTVKSRIARARSRLQSQLQNYLDA